Genomic DNA from Gemmatimonadaceae bacterium:
TGTCGTAGAGGTTCGACGGATCGAGCTTGAGCAGCGGCAGCCCCCACTCGTGCGCCACCGACTTGGCGCACAGGCTCTTGCCGCACCCGGGCACGCCGAGGAGCAGCACGCCCTTGGGAAAACCGAGCCCGAACTCCTCCGCCCGCCGCGGATCGGCGACCACGGCGCGGCGGCGCTGGAGCCACGCCTTCAAGCCGCCGAGACCCGCCACCTGGTCGAGGCCTTCGGTGTGCGGGTAGAACTCGAGCAGGCCGTCCTGTTCCACGATCTGCCGCTTGGCGGCGTTCACGCGCTCGATGTCGCGCGCGTCGAGCGCGCCATCCTCGACGATCAGCCGGGTGATGATCTTCTCCGCTTCGGTGAGGGTGAGTCCCGTCAGGTTGTTGATGAAGCGCAGGCGGTCTTCACGCGTCAGCTCCACGCGCACCGGCATCTTGGCTGAGTACTCGCGAATCAGCCGCTCCATCAGCTGGCGGTATTCCTCGTACGTCGCGCCCGAGAGTCGAATGACCGTGGCATGCGGGCGCAGCGCCTCGGGCAGCCGAATGTTGTGCCCCGTGAGCACGAGCGCGCCGCGGCGCGCGTTGAACTGCTGCACGACGTCGAGCACGTGGCTCACGACCGCTGGGTCGTCCAGGTGCGCGCCCAATTCGCGGAAGTGGAACAACCCCGCGCCCTCCTCGACGGCGGCCGCCAGCGCCTTCGCGGGATCCTCGGTGTTCGCCATCACCGGATCGGACGCCATCACCCCGCGGCGCAGCCCG
This window encodes:
- a CDS encoding AAA family ATPase — protein: MPSDSNFDELELLIRAKYALIVLDTVEVERAEQGLALASSRLNLLYFSWSRSRGLRRGVMASDPVMANTEDPAKALAAAVEEGAGLFHFRELGAHLDDPAVVSHVLDVVQQFNARRGALVLTGHNIRLPEALRPHATVIRLSGATYEEYRQLMERLIREYSAKMPVRVELTREDRLRFINNLTGLTLTEAEKIITRLIVEDGALDARDIERVNAAKRQIVEQDGLLEFYPHTEGLDQVAGLGGLKAWLQRRRAVVADPRRAEEFGLGFPKGVLLLGVPGCGKSLCAKSVAHEWGLPLLKLDPSNLYDKYVGESEHNFKRAMLTAERLAPIVLWIDELEKAFASASADADGGVSHRIFGTFLSWLQDRRGDVFVVATSNDVAKLPPEFIRKGRFDEIFFVDLPGDEARAEILRIHLKKRKQDPEKVEIPHLVAATKGFSGAEIEESIVSAMYAAFASNTPLDTDALEAEIVATRPLSKTMPERLDALRRWASHRTVAAE